A region of Polyangiaceae bacterium DNA encodes the following proteins:
- a CDS encoding extensin family protein yields MKRALCLTVLALSGAPGCVRETRPEHAPAYAHPVTAYGWVAPAMPSGPHYASLAPPPPAAFTPASAPAPAASRPDVPTFQSSELPSGDACVAELTRLGVGFSRLDEKRGIATPVEVVGKINGIRYQSGTSTYMLADCRLVLALHRVAPVLSDLGVTTVRFSGAYSYRMSRVGRLSLHAHGLALDVHEVQFGTSWQSVERDFARGLPDGCAAQSPLLNQLGCRLRATHLFKELLTPDYDADHHNHFHLAIAPVDAPKAEPAKPPKPARPKPKSAPKPAPKPAPAPEPALAPEPAPAPDDGEPTVEPWPEEAPPPAKPETKPARAKAKPKHAPTRPAGHRPAAKRARPAAS; encoded by the coding sequence GTGAAGCGCGCGCTCTGCCTCACCGTGCTGGCCCTCTCTGGGGCGCCCGGCTGCGTGCGCGAGACTCGACCGGAGCACGCGCCGGCGTACGCGCACCCGGTCACGGCCTACGGCTGGGTCGCGCCAGCGATGCCCAGCGGGCCACACTACGCGTCGCTCGCACCGCCACCACCCGCCGCGTTCACCCCGGCCTCGGCTCCCGCGCCTGCCGCCTCTCGCCCCGACGTGCCCACGTTCCAGAGCTCGGAGCTCCCCAGCGGAGATGCCTGCGTCGCCGAGCTCACTCGCCTCGGCGTCGGGTTCAGCCGCCTCGACGAGAAGCGCGGGATCGCGACGCCGGTGGAGGTCGTCGGCAAGATCAACGGCATCCGCTACCAGTCCGGCACCTCGACGTACATGCTGGCGGATTGCCGGCTGGTGCTCGCGCTCCACCGCGTGGCGCCGGTGCTCTCGGATTTGGGCGTGACCACGGTGCGCTTCTCCGGCGCCTACTCGTATCGCATGAGCCGGGTGGGGCGCCTGAGCCTGCACGCCCACGGGCTCGCGCTGGACGTCCACGAGGTCCAGTTCGGCACGAGCTGGCAGTCCGTCGAGCGCGACTTTGCTCGCGGGCTGCCGGACGGCTGCGCCGCCCAGAGCCCGCTCCTGAACCAGCTCGGCTGCCGCCTGCGCGCGACGCACCTGTTCAAGGAGCTGCTCACTCCGGACTACGACGCGGACCACCACAACCACTTCCACCTGGCCATCGCGCCGGTGGACGCGCCGAAGGCCGAGCCTGCCAAGCCTCCGAAGCCGGCCAGGCCCAAGCCGAAGAGCGCGCCCAAGCCGGCGCCCAAGCCAGCACCCGCGCCCGAGCCAGCGCTCGCGCCCGAGCCAGCGCCCGCGCCCGACGACGGCGAGCCCACGGTGGAGCCCTGGCCGGAGGAGGCCCCACCGCCGGCCAAGCCCGAGACGAAACCGGCCAGGGCCAAGGCCAAACCGAAGCACGCGCCGACGCGGCCCGCTGGGCACAGACCGGCGGCCAAGCGCGCACGTCCGGCTGCGTCATAG
- a CDS encoding radical SAM protein has translation MERADPMANLGYIQVVRHCNHFCGFCSNPSTPFVHTFETMRVLVDDLARRNYFGVILTGGEPTLHPELPRIAAYAREKGLHVRMITNGSRLAEPDFARALAEAGVELVHVSVYSVRPEVEEGLRGVPGTLGRAFSALEAAHAAGIELNVNCVINRDNADHLDENVRYFVEHHPYVRHFVWNNLDPSMGRAEHDKARFTPRLADFELSLHRALTFLQRSGRTFRVEKVPLCYMADFAWASTETRKIVKAEERIVHFLDEKQTVRQTEWEHVYSSACEPCALRSICGGLFDRGNGYDPAELHPVFLSKQAIVRRILEDPDDPSVSGSVEPDEAPLIPVGRVTAESAKKHAALERAEARRKAARERG, from the coding sequence ATGGAGCGCGCTGACCCGATGGCCAACCTCGGCTACATCCAGGTCGTCCGCCACTGCAACCACTTCTGCGGCTTCTGCTCGAACCCCAGCACGCCCTTCGTGCACACCTTCGAGACCATGCGGGTCCTGGTGGACGATCTCGCGCGGCGCAATTACTTCGGCGTGATCCTCACCGGCGGCGAGCCCACGCTGCACCCGGAGCTGCCGCGCATCGCGGCCTACGCCCGAGAAAAGGGCCTGCACGTCCGCATGATCACCAATGGGTCGCGGCTCGCCGAGCCCGACTTCGCCCGAGCGCTGGCCGAGGCCGGCGTCGAGCTGGTGCACGTCTCGGTCTACAGCGTGCGTCCCGAGGTCGAGGAGGGACTGCGTGGCGTGCCCGGCACCCTGGGGCGGGCGTTCTCGGCCCTCGAGGCGGCGCACGCCGCCGGCATCGAGCTGAACGTCAACTGCGTGATCAACCGCGACAACGCCGATCACCTCGACGAGAACGTGCGCTACTTCGTCGAGCACCACCCGTACGTGCGCCACTTCGTCTGGAACAACCTCGATCCATCCATGGGCAGGGCCGAGCACGACAAGGCGCGGTTCACGCCGCGCCTCGCCGACTTCGAGCTGTCGCTCCACCGCGCGCTCACGTTCTTGCAGCGCTCCGGGCGCACGTTTCGCGTCGAGAAGGTCCCGCTCTGCTACATGGCGGATTTCGCCTGGGCCAGCACCGAGACCCGCAAGATCGTCAAGGCGGAGGAGCGCATCGTTCACTTCTTGGACGAAAAGCAGACGGTGCGGCAGACCGAGTGGGAGCACGTCTACAGCTCGGCCTGCGAGCCCTGCGCGCTGCGCTCCATCTGCGGTGGCCTCTTCGACCGCGGCAACGGCTACGACCCGGCGGAGCTCCACCCCGTGTTCCTGTCGAAGCAGGCCATCGTGCGCAGGATCCTGGAGGACCCGGACGATCCGAGCGTCTCGGGCAGCGTGGAGCCGGACGAGGCGCCGCTGATTCCGGTCGGGCGGGTCACCGCCGAGAGCGCGAAGAAGCACGCCGCGCTCGAGCGGGCGGAGGCCCGCCGCAAAGCGGCTCGGGAGCGCGGCTGA
- a CDS encoding tellurite resistance TerB family protein, which yields MSRFDMTAAHDLPQPKLEALVEMMFLAASADGEFSDEEQTHFKKSLESLTSTRLDPAELDALLERAKTDLDTHGREARLAAVKERLPEAGARKVALSLAIQVAAADGIIRTSERELILDTAEALEIDRDEAADLVRKLSPA from the coding sequence ATGAGCCGCTTCGACATGACCGCCGCCCACGACCTGCCGCAGCCCAAGCTGGAGGCGTTGGTCGAGATGATGTTCCTGGCCGCGTCCGCCGACGGCGAGTTCAGCGACGAAGAGCAGACTCACTTCAAGAAGAGCCTGGAGTCCTTGACCAGCACGCGCCTGGACCCGGCGGAGCTCGACGCGCTGCTCGAGCGGGCAAAGACCGACCTCGACACCCACGGCCGCGAGGCGCGCCTGGCCGCGGTCAAGGAGCGGCTCCCGGAGGCCGGCGCGCGCAAGGTCGCCCTGTCGCTGGCCATCCAGGTGGCGGCGGCGGACGGCATCATCCGCACCAGCGAGCGCGAGCTGATCCTGGACACGGCCGAAGCCCTCGAGATCGATCGCGACGAGGCGGCCGATCTGGTGCGCAAGCTGTCGCCCGCTTGA